A single genomic interval of Streptomyces sp. BA2 harbors:
- a CDS encoding rodlin: protein MKKLWASAAIAASVAGISAGMAPQAMAIGDDQGTTSLSGNGSETAFGNSATKGNQSPQLTLVQGTLNKPCIAVPVKANIQSIVALVNIGIQDIPILSAPQNQQCTENSTQAKGDEPLSHILSDIPVLSGNGQGNG, encoded by the coding sequence ATGAAGAAGCTGTGGGCATCCGCGGCCATTGCCGCCTCTGTCGCCGGAATCTCGGCGGGAATGGCCCCCCAGGCCATGGCGATCGGTGACGACCAGGGCACGACGTCCCTGAGCGGCAACGGGTCCGAGACGGCGTTCGGCAACTCCGCGACCAAGGGCAACCAGAGCCCCCAGCTCACGCTCGTCCAGGGCACGCTGAACAAGCCCTGCATCGCTGTGCCGGTCAAGGCGAACATCCAGTCGATCGTCGCGCTCGTGAACATCGGAATCCAGGACATCCCGATCCTGTCGGCCCCGCAGAACCAGCAGTGCACCGAGAACTCGACGCAGGCCAAGGGCGACGAGCCGCTGTCGCACATCCTGTCCGACATCCCGGTCCTGTCCGGCAACGGCCAGGGCAACGGCTGA
- a CDS encoding trypco2 family protein, with protein sequence MIELAEMIAQLRGQLAAAMAAAEEEEVRFELGAVQLEAEFVVQRSAGADGKIRFWVVEAGASGQQVNSTTHRVTLSLEPRVRGSDQRPWVRGDRTARER encoded by the coding sequence GTGATTGAACTCGCCGAGATGATCGCGCAGTTACGTGGGCAGCTCGCCGCCGCCATGGCCGCGGCCGAGGAAGAAGAAGTGCGTTTCGAGCTGGGTGCCGTGCAGCTGGAGGCGGAGTTCGTCGTACAGCGGTCCGCGGGCGCGGACGGCAAGATCCGCTTCTGGGTCGTCGAGGCAGGCGCCTCCGGCCAGCAGGTGAACAGCACCACCCACCGCGTCACCCTCAGCCTGGAGCCCCGCGTCCGCGGCTCCGATCAGCGGCCCTGGGTCCGCGGTGACCGGACCGCACGCGAGCGCTGA
- a CDS encoding effector-associated domain 2-containing protein, producing MSASEGLEAARVAEILVERPGGEPGRRGSGYRVGERSVLTAAHVVAGPVTSVRVRFDADLPGEWSADVRVVLLAEAVDMALLEITNVPHGSAAVGSPRYGAVPESDVVLPVSAMGFPRFKLRDDRMRLLDDGLPSQFRDSCHVSGTVSVLSNRREGTLELAVLAPRADPEPERSPWEGMSGAVVWSGGAVIGVISAHHRSDGLGRLAAGRVEQWYGALSSAELEHLHKEAGLPMPGGLRSAADPEWVAAPASLAELPSDLPLRELMGLVDALVDVPALKDASGLGLVLSSIDAEIAANRPRDSRLRMDIYGVVRTCLRYRGTLDQLLETVRLLEGQSMEVARLDREAAQLAKRYC from the coding sequence ATGTCGGCGTCGGAGGGTCTCGAGGCGGCGCGGGTCGCCGAAATACTGGTGGAGAGGCCGGGCGGAGAGCCCGGACGGCGCGGGTCCGGCTACCGCGTGGGGGAAAGGTCCGTACTGACGGCCGCACATGTGGTCGCGGGACCCGTGACGTCGGTGCGGGTGCGCTTCGACGCCGATCTGCCGGGGGAGTGGAGCGCCGACGTACGCGTCGTGCTGCTCGCCGAGGCCGTGGACATGGCCCTCCTGGAGATCACGAACGTGCCGCACGGGAGTGCGGCTGTCGGGAGCCCCCGCTATGGCGCCGTGCCCGAATCCGATGTGGTGCTTCCCGTCAGCGCGATGGGCTTTCCCCGTTTCAAGCTGCGGGACGACAGAATGCGCCTCCTCGACGACGGCCTCCCCAGCCAGTTCCGGGACTCCTGCCATGTCTCGGGGACCGTCTCCGTCCTGTCCAACCGCCGCGAGGGCACACTCGAACTGGCCGTTCTCGCGCCGCGCGCGGACCCCGAACCGGAGCGTTCGCCCTGGGAGGGGATGTCCGGTGCGGTGGTCTGGTCCGGCGGTGCCGTGATCGGTGTGATCAGTGCCCACCACCGCTCGGACGGCCTGGGGCGGCTCGCGGCCGGCAGGGTGGAACAGTGGTACGGCGCGCTCTCCTCGGCCGAGTTGGAACACCTGCACAAGGAAGCGGGTCTGCCCATGCCTGGAGGGCTCCGTTCCGCAGCGGATCCGGAGTGGGTGGCGGCGCCCGCCAGTCTGGCCGAACTCCCCTCTGACCTGCCGTTGCGTGAACTGATGGGGCTCGTCGACGCGTTGGTGGACGTACCGGCCCTGAAGGACGCGAGCGGCCTGGGTCTGGTGCTCTCCAGCATCGACGCGGAGATCGCTGCGAACCGGCCGAGGGACTCCAGGCTCAGGATGGACATCTACGGCGTCGTGCGCACCTGTCTGCGCTACCGGGGCACGCTAGATCAGCTCCTGGAGACTGTCCGGCTGCTGGAGGGGCAGTCGATGGAAGTGGCCCGCCTCGACCGTGAGGCGGCTCAACTGGCCAAGCGATACTGCTGA
- a CDS encoding HEXXH motif domain-containing protein has translation MAGESAISADLSFHQLSAAGARALARGEGGKDVVDELLAAERSRRLLMLRALDDGLSRSGPPLGLGAALSPDAAWALLERVQKQSPEAFEDVLMCPHTGMWLSLALRRLRGKSYEDAPLWVVTGHLSALAAAAGARAGLDFSMTVPVRRGVVPLPTLGCAVLPVTEPWSTAEVVAEKGSLRVIGGNGEVTVPGDRQESGPGWHAVRRVSVGSGDGVKRLALEELDPYRTFPRPSEPSLMSASEDVSWRKLLAAAWEVLLRDDAESADAMRPGLMSVAPVSARERFRPYSGTAGDAFGSVTASHPDDAAQLAATLVHEFQHTKLGGLMHLEPLSRPASDPEQPDELFYAPWRDDPRPLGGLMQGIYAFTGVTRFWRAHRHAADAAYAPLAHFEFALWRAQVWSTLNLVAGHGQLTPLGRRVIEALRERCAEWMADAVPGRELELAGEAAADHRARWRAHHLRPPVTAVEEAVRAWQRGESRPPAALAAEPELVPDPEGRHFDVAAILARYRVSEPEGTWRQTAAMADGIKGVEAADVLLARGDRAGARDAYAAQLARDGGPVTAWVGLGRALGGDADDEGGSAAARLLRRYPERARAMRDALRADTGDGADPVRLAEWLGRGGTTGR, from the coding sequence ATGGCGGGTGAGTCCGCGATATCTGCGGATCTGTCGTTCCACCAGCTCTCGGCGGCCGGTGCCCGTGCTCTCGCGCGCGGCGAGGGCGGCAAGGACGTGGTGGACGAGCTGCTCGCCGCCGAGCGGAGCCGCCGGCTGCTGATGCTGCGGGCCCTGGACGACGGACTCTCCCGGAGCGGCCCGCCGCTCGGCCTCGGTGCGGCGCTCTCGCCGGACGCGGCCTGGGCGCTCCTTGAGCGGGTTCAGAAACAGTCGCCCGAGGCGTTCGAGGACGTGCTCATGTGCCCGCACACCGGCATGTGGCTCTCGCTCGCGTTGCGCCGGCTCAGGGGCAAGTCGTACGAGGACGCGCCCTTGTGGGTGGTGACCGGGCATCTGTCGGCGCTGGCCGCGGCGGCGGGAGCACGGGCCGGCCTGGACTTCTCGATGACCGTTCCGGTGCGCCGCGGCGTCGTGCCGCTGCCTACGCTGGGATGCGCGGTGCTTCCGGTGACCGAGCCGTGGAGCACGGCCGAAGTCGTGGCCGAGAAGGGGTCGTTACGCGTCATCGGCGGGAACGGCGAAGTGACGGTGCCCGGCGACCGGCAGGAGAGCGGTCCGGGCTGGCATGCGGTGCGGCGCGTGAGCGTCGGGTCCGGAGACGGCGTCAAGCGGCTGGCCCTGGAGGAGCTCGACCCCTACCGGACGTTCCCCCGCCCGAGCGAGCCCTCCCTCATGTCGGCTTCGGAGGACGTGAGCTGGCGGAAGCTGCTGGCCGCCGCGTGGGAGGTCCTGCTGCGCGACGACGCGGAGAGCGCCGACGCGATGCGCCCGGGGCTGATGTCGGTGGCGCCGGTGTCGGCCAGGGAGCGGTTCCGGCCATACAGCGGGACAGCGGGCGACGCGTTCGGCAGCGTCACGGCCTCCCACCCGGACGACGCGGCGCAGCTCGCTGCCACGCTGGTGCACGAGTTCCAGCACACGAAGCTCGGCGGTCTCATGCATCTGGAACCGCTGAGCCGCCCGGCATCGGACCCGGAGCAGCCGGACGAGCTCTTCTACGCTCCCTGGCGCGACGACCCGCGGCCCCTGGGCGGCCTGATGCAGGGGATCTACGCCTTCACGGGCGTCACCCGCTTCTGGCGTGCCCACCGGCATGCCGCCGACGCCGCGTACGCCCCGCTGGCCCACTTCGAGTTCGCGCTGTGGCGTGCCCAGGTGTGGTCCACGCTGAATCTGGTCGCCGGTCATGGGCAGTTGACGCCGCTGGGCCGACGCGTCATCGAGGCCCTGCGCGAGAGGTGCGCGGAGTGGATGGCCGACGCGGTGCCCGGCCGGGAGCTGGAGCTGGCAGGGGAAGCCGCTGCCGACCACCGGGCCCGCTGGCGCGCGCATCATCTGCGGCCTCCCGTCACGGCCGTCGAGGAGGCCGTACGAGCCTGGCAGCGGGGGGAGAGCCGCCCGCCGGCCGCCCTGGCGGCCGAGCCCGAGCTCGTCCCGGACCCGGAAGGCAGACACTTCGACGTCGCGGCCATCCTGGCCCGCTACCGCGTCAGCGAGCCCGAAGGGACCTGGCGGCAGACCGCGGCCATGGCGGACGGCATCAAGGGTGTCGAAGCGGCCGACGTCCTGCTGGCCCGCGGCGACCGCGCCGGAGCCCGGGACGCCTACGCCGCCCAGCTGGCCCGCGACGGCGGCCCCGTGACCGCCTGGGTGGGCCTGGGACGGGCGCTCGGCGGCGATGCGGACGACGAGGGCGGCAGTGCCGCGGCCCGGCTCCTGCGCCGGTACCCGGAGCGGGCCCGCGCCATGCGGGACGCGCTGCGGGCCGACACGGGCGACGGCGCGGACCCCGTACGGCTCGCCGAGTGGC